GGAAAAGGAATGCGTGGGGATCTGGCTGGACACCTTCGACTTCCAGGCGCCGGAGTTCTACAAAAAGCACGGCTACAGCGAGTTGGGGCACATCGCCGATTATCCGCCGGGCCATAAGCGTTTCTTTTTTCAGAAGCGTTTGGTGGATTTGTAACCTGCGATTTTCGGGGGTGCCACCAAAAGATCGTCCGAAGGCTCGGGCCGCGTTCGGACGATCCTTTGATCTTGCTTACAAACAGGTCGCCAACGCCGCCAATCGGCGCTTGGCGATAAAATCGTCATGCTGCGCGTAGTAGCTCAACGATGTACCCGAGGCATCGGTGGTCACGTCCACGAAGAACTCGGCCGAACGGGTGTAGACCGTCGAGCCACCCTTTTTGCCCGGCTGCAAGTACGCGCTCGCATCGACGCCGAATACCGCTTCGTCCTGCCAGGCAAACTGCACGCACTGGGCGACGACTTTTTCCGGTTTGTCCGAGGTCAGGGTTCTGTACGGGGTTTTGCTGCGGGCGTCGTTCATCGCCGATCCGGCACAGCCCGCCAGCAAGGTTGCGGCCAGCGCCATCATCAGAATTCGCATTGCGTTCGCTCATCAGGAAAAAGCGGACTGTATCACCGCGGCGCGGCGTATCGTTCTGCTTTACTTCATTTATACCGCGACACCGCGTAACGATTCGCGCACCCTGTCGCGCCATTAACGCCGCATCGCCCATTTTCCGGGCTCATTTTCTGGAAACACCATGACTCCCAACGCCGAGTTCTACAAACCTTCCACCGAATATGCCGACAAGCTGATCAGCCAGATCGGTCAGACACCTTCCTGGATCGCCAAGCGAATTGGCGTCACCGACAAGCGGATCCGTTACATTCTCGATGGCGAAAGAACCGTCAAAGGCGAAACCACGCCCATCCAGATGACCTACCCCGAGCAGTTTGCTCTGGAGTGTCTGGCCGCGGCCGCCAAGGCGAGCAAAAAGCAGTCTTCTAAGGAGTGACCATGGCGGCAACCGAACAGCAACACGAGCAGGCGCTGAAAAAGTTTCTCGATGAGCGTCCTGAACTGCGCATCGAACTGGACAACCTGAATCCACTGTTGGCCCAAGCCAAAGGCGAAACAGTGGCGCAGTACCGCGACGAGCGTTTGCATGAAGCGTTTGAAGCCGAGGCCGAGCGC
The window above is part of the Pseudomonas sp. B21-048 genome. Proteins encoded here:
- a CDS encoding DUF6388 family protein, whose amino-acid sequence is MAATEQQHEQALKKFLDERPELRIELDNLNPLLAQAKGETVAQYRDERLHEAFEAEAERLGLFAWELTLQLTAATPEDYQAQRLEVHKEVAEMAGMDWLEYCELYGLTK